Proteins encoded by one window of Cylindrospermum stagnale PCC 7417:
- the pheS gene encoding phenylalanine--tRNA ligase subunit alpha yields the protein MTSNLEAQLLALRQEGEKAIAAADTLERLEELRVNYLGKKGQLGALLRSMGQMSAEERPKIGAIANTVKEALQASLDQQRAALESAQIQAQLEAETIDVTMPGIYRPQGRIHPLNGIIDRALDIFVGMGYTVAQGPEMETDYYNFEALNTPPDHPARDMQDTFYLPDGNLLRTHTSSVQIRYMEKEEPPIRVIAPGRVYRRDNVDATHSAVFHQIELLAIDEGLTFTDLKGTIKVFLQAMFGDLPIRFRASYFPFTEPSAEVDLQWNGRWLEVMGCGMVDPNVLKSVGYDPEVYTGFAAGFGVERFAMVLHQIDDIRRLYNSDLRFLRQF from the coding sequence ATGACTAGCAATTTAGAGGCTCAACTTTTAGCACTGCGGCAGGAAGGAGAAAAAGCGATCGCCGCCGCCGATACCCTAGAACGCCTAGAAGAACTCAGAGTCAACTATCTGGGTAAAAAGGGGCAACTGGGAGCGCTGTTGCGAAGCATGGGGCAGATGAGTGCGGAGGAACGACCGAAAATTGGAGCGATCGCTAATACAGTCAAAGAAGCCTTGCAAGCCAGCCTTGACCAGCAACGCGCCGCTTTAGAATCCGCTCAAATTCAGGCACAGCTTGAGGCAGAAACAATCGATGTGACAATGCCGGGAATTTACCGACCCCAAGGTCGCATCCATCCCCTCAACGGCATTATCGATCGCGCTTTAGATATCTTTGTCGGTATGGGTTACACCGTGGCTCAAGGGCCAGAAATGGAAACAGATTACTACAATTTTGAAGCTCTCAATACCCCACCTGACCACCCCGCCCGTGATATGCAGGATACTTTTTACCTGCCAGATGGTAATTTGCTCCGGACTCATACTTCCTCAGTGCAAATTCGTTACATGGAAAAAGAGGAACCACCTATCCGGGTTATTGCCCCAGGGCGAGTTTATCGGCGAGATAATGTCGACGCCACCCACTCAGCAGTTTTCCATCAAATAGAATTGTTAGCAATTGATGAAGGACTGACTTTTACAGACCTCAAAGGCACAATTAAGGTATTTTTGCAAGCAATGTTTGGCGACTTGCCAATTCGCTTTCGTGCCAGTTATTTCCCATTTACTGAACCTTCCGCAGAGGTAGATTTGCAGTGGAATGGCCGCTGGTTAGAAGTTATGGGTTGCGGTATGGTCGATCCAAATGTGCTTAAATCTGTGGGTTACGATCCAGAAGTTTATACTGGATTTGCCGCCGGTTTTGGTGTCGAACGCTTTGCAATGGTGTTACACCAAATCGATGATATTCGCCGTTTATACAATAGCGATTTGCGCTTTTTGCGGCAGTTTTAA
- a CDS encoding adenylate kinase-like kinase, whose product MHRFLIFGNSGSGKSTLANKLGQDLNIPVLDLDTIVWEPNKIAIRRPHSDAENDLRNFIKNNPSWIIEGCYSTLIKIAIEFSTEIYFLNPGVNQCLENNRNRPWEPHKFKSPEEQAQTFEFLQNWIQEYEKRDDEFGYSSHRLIFQEFHGKKQEIIA is encoded by the coding sequence ATGCATCGATTTCTAATATTTGGTAATTCCGGTTCTGGAAAAAGCACTCTGGCAAATAAACTTGGACAAGATTTGAATATTCCTGTTCTCGATCTCGATACTATTGTCTGGGAACCAAACAAAATCGCCATCCGGCGTCCTCACAGCGATGCTGAGAATGACCTGCGAAACTTTATAAAAAATAATCCTTCTTGGATAATTGAAGGTTGTTATAGTACGCTAATTAAAATTGCTATTGAATTCTCAACCGAAATCTATTTCCTAAATCCTGGCGTGAATCAGTGTCTTGAAAATAACCGCAATCGTCCTTGGGAACCACACAAATTCAAATCACCAGAGGAGCAAGCACAAACTTTTGAGTTTCTCCAAAATTGGATTCAAGAATATGAAAAACGCGATGATGAATTTGGTTATTCATCCCATCGCTTAATATTTCAGGAATTTCATGGCAAAAAGCAAGAAATTATCGCGTAG
- a CDS encoding RecQ family ATP-dependent DNA helicase, which translates to MNQPLTKSWDEVRTAFKKIWGYEDFRPPQGEIIRCLLAQKDALIIMPTGGGKSICFQLPALLQTGLTLVISPLVALMENQVEELRQKQQKAALLHSELPSFQRRATLQALERQQLRLLYLSPETLLSAPVWERLCEPQLQINGLILDEAHCLVQWGDTFRPSYRRLGAVRSALLKSKPPGTKISIAAFTATADPLAQKIISTVLQLQKPEAFRLNPYRDNLHLSVRIAWTPRGRKQQLLKFIQNRPNQAGLIYVRTRRDSENLALWLAELGYVTASYHAGLGATERRAVEAGWLSGKMPFVVCTCAFGMGINKPDVRWVLHFHSPNLLSEYVQEIGRAGRDGKPSEALMLISEPTGWLDPEDKQRQRFFAEKVRSQQQTAQQLIKKLPQQGEVNAVTKQFPDGAIALSLLHSSGQLQWLDPFHYTITQKTGTQPPTQIQAAQQMNKYLTTKQCRWQYLLTAFGFVGSPRPSSSSSSPWRCGHCDHCRN; encoded by the coding sequence ATGAATCAACCCTTAACCAAATCTTGGGATGAAGTCCGCACTGCCTTTAAAAAAATCTGGGGTTATGAAGATTTCCGTCCACCACAGGGAGAAATTATCCGCTGTTTATTGGCACAAAAAGACGCATTAATTATTATGCCCACAGGTGGGGGAAAGTCGATTTGTTTTCAACTTCCGGCACTGCTACAAACAGGTTTAACCTTGGTAATTTCGCCCTTAGTGGCGCTGATGGAAAACCAAGTTGAAGAACTACGTCAAAAACAGCAAAAAGCGGCACTTTTGCACAGTGAATTACCTTCATTCCAACGCCGTGCAACGTTGCAAGCTTTGGAAAGGCAACAATTAAGATTACTATATTTATCCCCAGAGACTTTACTAAGTGCGCCAGTTTGGGAAAGATTGTGTGAGCCACAATTGCAAATTAACGGTTTAATTTTGGATGAAGCACATTGTTTGGTGCAGTGGGGTGATACATTTCGTCCTTCTTATCGGCGTTTGGGGGCGGTGCGTTCGGCTTTGCTAAAATCAAAACCACCGGGAACAAAAATTAGCATTGCTGCTTTTACTGCTACGGCTGATCCTTTAGCCCAAAAAATTATTTCTACAGTTTTACAATTACAAAAACCTGAAGCTTTTCGCCTTAATCCCTACCGTGATAATTTGCATTTGAGTGTCCGCATTGCTTGGACTCCCAGAGGTAGGAAGCAACAACTATTAAAGTTTATTCAAAATCGACCAAATCAAGCTGGATTAATTTATGTTCGCACTCGGCGAGATAGCGAGAATTTAGCGCTGTGGTTAGCAGAGTTGGGTTATGTTACTGCTAGTTATCATGCAGGTTTGGGTGCAACAGAACGCCGCGCTGTAGAAGCCGGCTGGCTAAGTGGTAAAATGCCCTTTGTGGTGTGTACCTGCGCCTTTGGAATGGGGATAAATAAGCCTGATGTGCGGTGGGTGCTTCATTTTCACTCACCAAATCTGCTGTCTGAATATGTGCAAGAAATTGGCCGCGCTGGAAGGGATGGTAAACCGTCTGAAGCGTTGATGTTGATCAGTGAACCGACGGGATGGTTAGATCCGGAGGATAAGCAGAGACAGCGGTTTTTTGCGGAAAAAGTGCGATCGCAACAGCAAACAGCACAACAACTCATCAAAAAGCTGCCGCAGCAAGGAGAAGTCAACGCTGTAACCAAACAATTTCCCGATGGTGCGATCGCACTTTCCCTACTCCACAGCAGTGGACAACTCCAGTGGCTTGACCCTTTCCATTACACTATTACCCAAAAAACGGGAACTCAGCCACCAACGCAAATACAAGCCGCCCAACAAATGAATAAGTACCTTACCACTAAACAATGTCGTTGGCAGTATTTGTTAACCGCCTTTGGTTTCGTAGGGTCTCCCCGCCCTTCTTCTTCTTCTTCTTCTCCTTGGCGTTGTGGACATTGTGATCATTGCCGAAATTAG
- a CDS encoding HEAT repeat domain-containing protein, with translation MGIVFLTGVVYRVIQSDPMTKHTRQILLATLKVVVLCLTLFLLSTSNSWAQIITDSKIAPLIEKLIDNDAHISSIAADALVNIGSPAVPSLIEALKNQDHNLRWHAASILGDLGAEAAPAVPALTAALQDEDGQVRLYATLALGNIGTAAKAAVPSLIAALQDKEQYVRIYVPSALRKIGAEAKVAVPVITAALKDQNPRVRYNAAYALGAMGTEAASAVPDLITLLNDNLFYVRLGALKGLGGIAAGFQDKGNALHTSKLNQIISDFEQVLTTIEEHKDKFTETDIRRIRRPLNALKAEKETRLFDRFLEWLFKHKLVLGIAAYVILLPSLWLILLRVAPLWLLKINNALKPYTDFSLPLVSVNVPLRYVLFIGWFHYHPRVIDAWVAKYIKSAREQFPKKDTVSSRADYIPIPVVLDGTTVPQLSPDNLRSTFEKQRSCLVICGEGGIGKTSLACQMAGWAVAEAEDNRLCKHLMLPVLLEEEFRVTEGKSPLLEAIRGQLQALIDEPEPICQELLLRLLRKRRILVIVDRFSEMNATTRKAIEPESPEFPVNALVITSRIEEKLGRVNKTTIKPLRIEANKLSSFMEAYLMQRGKRDRFTDQEFFDACNRLSLMVGQHNITVLLAKLYAEQLIASRDVTANVADLPETVSSLMLGYLNELNRDVTDDKLDDRTVHQDAKIIAWECLQQSYQPTTAKRADAIAALAAIGVNDPDSRLDYLENRLHLIQTIGSAKDRIRFCLDPLAEYLAALYLVDLHGNNDGKWRSSFFKKADDLVKTGAQDAIKGFLLAVRDCYLSKVQGSKEADFIPQKLGKLTGLVPSVNTPFTTVQTVIP, from the coding sequence ATGGGTATAGTTTTTCTGACTGGAGTTGTTTATCGGGTGATTCAATCCGATCCAATGACAAAGCACACCAGGCAAATATTACTTGCTACGCTCAAGGTGGTTGTCTTATGCCTGACACTGTTCCTACTATCGACAAGTAATAGTTGGGCGCAAATCATCACTGACAGCAAAATCGCTCCCCTAATCGAGAAGCTAATAGACAACGATGCTCACATCAGTAGCATTGCCGCCGACGCGTTGGTTAACATCGGTTCACCAGCAGTTCCATCTCTAATTGAGGCTTTGAAAAATCAGGATCATAATCTTCGCTGGCACGCCGCTTCGATTTTAGGGGATTTAGGTGCAGAAGCAGCACCAGCCGTCCCCGCTTTAACTGCGGCATTGCAAGATGAAGATGGACAAGTCCGCCTGTACGCCACCTTAGCCTTGGGAAATATTGGTACAGCAGCGAAAGCAGCAGTTCCATCGTTGATTGCGGCATTGCAGGACAAGGAGCAATACGTCCGCATTTATGTCCCTTCTGCACTCAGGAAAATTGGCGCAGAAGCGAAAGTAGCTGTCCCAGTAATCACTGCTGCATTAAAAGATCAAAACCCCAGGGTACGATACAATGCTGCCTACGCTTTGGGAGCAATGGGTACAGAAGCAGCATCGGCTGTCCCCGATTTAATTACACTGCTGAATGACAACCTGTTTTACGTGCGTTTAGGTGCCCTAAAAGGTTTGGGAGGAATAGCCGCAGGTTTTCAGGACAAAGGAAATGCTCTACACACCTCAAAGTTAAATCAAATCATCTCAGACTTTGAGCAAGTCTTGACAACTATAGAAGAACACAAAGATAAATTCACAGAGACGGACATTAGGCGGATACGTCGCCCTCTTAATGCCTTGAAAGCAGAAAAAGAAACTCGCTTATTCGATAGATTTCTGGAATGGCTGTTTAAGCATAAATTAGTCTTGGGAATTGCCGCCTACGTTATTCTATTGCCTTCTCTGTGGTTAATTCTTTTGCGGGTAGCACCTTTGTGGCTGTTGAAAATTAATAATGCCCTTAAACCCTACACAGATTTTTCCTTGCCATTGGTCAGTGTCAATGTACCTTTGCGATATGTACTGTTTATTGGGTGGTTTCATTACCATCCCAGAGTAATAGATGCGTGGGTAGCTAAATACATCAAATCAGCCCGCGAACAATTTCCTAAAAAGGATACAGTTAGCAGTCGTGCCGATTACATCCCCATTCCTGTTGTTCTCGATGGCACAACAGTTCCCCAACTTTCCCCTGATAATTTGCGCTCAACCTTCGAGAAACAACGTAGCTGCTTGGTAATTTGCGGGGAAGGGGGTATAGGTAAAACCAGTTTAGCGTGTCAGATGGCTGGGTGGGCAGTGGCTGAGGCGGAGGACAACCGACTCTGCAAACACTTGATGCTGCCGGTGCTGTTAGAAGAGGAATTTCGGGTAACTGAAGGTAAATCGCCGCTTTTAGAAGCTATCCGCGGACAGTTGCAAGCTTTAATTGATGAGCCAGAGCCGATTTGCCAAGAATTACTGTTACGGTTGTTAAGAAAGAGACGGATTCTGGTGATTGTAGACCGCTTCTCAGAAATGAATGCCACTACACGAAAGGCAATTGAGCCTGAGTCGCCAGAGTTTCCGGTGAATGCATTGGTGATTACTTCCCGAATTGAGGAAAAGTTGGGGCGCGTTAATAAGACGACAATTAAACCCCTGCGGATTGAGGCTAATAAGCTATCTTCTTTTATGGAAGCTTATTTGATGCAGCGGGGTAAACGCGATCGCTTTACCGATCAGGAATTTTTTGACGCTTGTAACCGCCTTTCCCTGATGGTTGGTCAACATAATATTACTGTCTTGCTGGCTAAACTTTACGCTGAACAGTTAATAGCGAGTCGAGATGTGACAGCGAATGTTGCTGATCTGCCGGAGACTGTCTCCAGTCTGATGTTGGGTTACCTCAATGAACTCAATCGTGATGTTACAGATGATAAACTTGATGACCGCACTGTTCACCAAGATGCAAAAATCATCGCCTGGGAATGCTTGCAGCAAAGTTATCAACCAACAACAGCAAAGCGTGCAGATGCGATCGCTGCATTAGCAGCAATAGGAGTTAACGACCCCGATTCCCGCCTCGATTATCTAGAAAACCGCCTGCACCTAATTCAAACTATCGGTTCTGCTAAAGACCGCATCCGTTTCTGTCTTGACCCTTTAGCTGAGTATCTTGCAGCTTTGTATCTAGTGGATTTGCATGGCAATAATGATGGCAAATGGCGATCGTCTTTCTTCAAAAAGGCAGATGATTTAGTCAAAACAGGCGCACAAGATGCGATCAAAGGCTTTCTTTTGGCAGTGCGAGATTGCTACTTATCTAAGGTTCAAGGCAGCAAAGAAGCAGACTTTATACCTCAGAAGTTGGGTAAGCTGACTGGGTTGGTACCTTCTGTAAATACACCATTTACTACTGTGCAAACTGTAATACCATGA
- a CDS encoding 2-isopropylmalate synthase — MSNKPDKILIFDTTLRDGEQCPGATLNIDEKLVIAKQLARLGVDIIEAGFAFASPGDFAAVNKIAQIVGTEDGPIICSLARARHDDIKAAAEAIKPAAHGRIHTFIATSDIHLQYKLKKTRPEVVAIAEEMVAYAKSFTDDVEFSPEDAGRSDPEFLYQVLERAIAAGATTVNIPDTVGYTTPSEFGAIIKGITENVPNIDQAIISVHGHNDLGLAVANFLEAVKNGARQLECTINGIGERAGNAALEELVMALHVRRQYFNPFLGRPADSQEPLSKIDTKQIYKTSRLVSNLTGMLVQPNKAIVGANAFAHESGIHQDGVLKNKLTYEIMDAQLIGLSDNQIVLGKHSGRNAFRTRLKELGFELSETELNKAFVRFKDVADKKKEISDWDLEAIVNDEIQQAPALFRVELVQVSCGSNAKPTATVTLRTPEGEELTDAAIGTGPVDAVYKAINRVVNVPNQLIEFSVQSVTAGIDAIGEVTIRLQHESRVYSGHAANTDIIVASAQAYVNALNRLYAALQNQDQPEEVTAQKV, encoded by the coding sequence ATGAGCAACAAACCCGATAAAATTCTCATTTTTGATACGACACTCCGAGATGGAGAACAGTGTCCTGGAGCAACCCTAAACATAGATGAAAAGCTAGTTATCGCCAAGCAACTGGCGCGTCTGGGCGTAGATATCATTGAGGCAGGTTTTGCCTTTGCTAGTCCTGGAGATTTTGCCGCAGTTAACAAGATTGCCCAAATTGTCGGCACAGAAGATGGTCCGATAATTTGTAGTTTGGCAAGAGCGCGGCACGATGATATAAAAGCGGCAGCAGAAGCAATCAAACCGGCGGCTCATGGCAGAATTCATACATTTATTGCTACTTCTGATATTCATCTCCAATACAAACTAAAAAAGACAAGACCAGAAGTAGTGGCCATCGCTGAAGAAATGGTGGCTTATGCCAAAAGCTTCACTGATGATGTAGAATTTTCTCCTGAAGATGCTGGACGCTCCGACCCAGAATTTTTATACCAAGTGTTAGAAAGAGCGATCGCAGCTGGAGCCACAACAGTTAATATTCCTGACACAGTGGGTTACACCACCCCCAGCGAATTTGGGGCGATAATTAAGGGCATTACAGAAAATGTCCCCAACATCGACCAAGCAATCATCTCCGTTCACGGTCATAATGATTTAGGTTTAGCCGTTGCCAACTTTTTAGAAGCTGTGAAAAACGGCGCTAGGCAACTAGAATGCACCATTAATGGTATTGGTGAACGGGCAGGAAATGCAGCTTTAGAAGAATTAGTCATGGCGTTGCACGTCCGACGGCAATATTTTAATCCCTTCTTGGGACGCCCAGCAGATTCTCAAGAGCCACTCTCGAAGATTGACACCAAACAAATTTACAAAACTTCGCGCTTAGTTTCCAATTTGACAGGAATGCTAGTGCAACCAAATAAAGCCATCGTCGGGGCAAATGCCTTTGCTCATGAGTCTGGCATTCACCAAGATGGGGTGTTAAAAAACAAGCTCACCTATGAAATTATGGATGCCCAATTGATTGGGTTGTCAGATAATCAAATAGTTTTGGGCAAACATTCCGGTAGAAATGCTTTCCGCACCCGCTTAAAAGAATTAGGCTTTGAACTGTCGGAAACTGAATTAAATAAAGCCTTCGTCAGATTCAAAGACGTAGCGGATAAAAAGAAAGAAATTTCTGATTGGGATTTGGAAGCAATTGTCAATGATGAAATCCAACAAGCCCCCGCTTTGTTCCGGGTAGAGTTGGTGCAAGTTTCCTGCGGTAGCAACGCCAAACCAACCGCTACAGTCACTCTCCGCACCCCAGAAGGTGAAGAATTAACCGATGCGGCGATTGGTACAGGGCCAGTCGATGCTGTTTATAAGGCTATCAACCGGGTGGTAAATGTGCCTAACCAATTGATTGAGTTTTCTGTGCAGTCGGTAACAGCGGGTATTGATGCCATTGGGGAAGTAACTATCCGCTTACAGCACGAATCTAGAGTGTATTCTGGTCATGCGGCAAATACGGATATTATTGTGGCTTCGGCTCAAGCTTACGTAAATGCACTTAATAGATTATATGCGGCATTACAAAATCAAGACCAGCCAGAGGAAGTAACTGCACAGAAAGTGTAA
- a CDS encoding NYN domain-containing protein, whose product MGSPMNRLSIFVDGNNMFYAQQKNGWFFDPRRVLEYFKNEQSDTTLINAFWYTGLKDPQDQRGFRDALISLGYTVRTKILKEYYDDVSGRYSQKANLDIEIVVDMFNTVDQYDRVVLFSGDGDFERAIELLRSKNTHITVVSTEGMIARELRNATDRYIDLNDIRNQIEKTEA is encoded by the coding sequence ATGGGTTCTCCAATGAATCGTCTGTCTATTTTTGTAGACGGAAACAATATGTTCTATGCTCAACAAAAAAATGGCTGGTTTTTTGACCCGCGAAGAGTCTTAGAATACTTCAAAAACGAGCAGTCAGACACAACATTAATCAATGCATTTTGGTACACCGGCTTAAAAGACCCGCAAGATCAACGTGGTTTCCGAGACGCTTTAATTAGTTTGGGATATACAGTACGCACTAAAATTCTCAAAGAATACTATGATGATGTTTCCGGTCGCTACTCACAAAAAGCGAATTTAGATATTGAAATTGTTGTAGATATGTTTAATACAGTAGACCAGTACGACCGAGTTGTATTATTCAGTGGCGATGGCGATTTTGAAAGAGCAATCGAACTATTACGCTCAAAAAATACACATATTACAGTAGTATCCACAGAAGGAATGATCGCCAGGGAGTTACGTAATGCTACGGATAGATATATAGACTTGAACGATATCAGAAACCAAATAGAAAAAACGGAAGCTTAG
- a CDS encoding serine/threonine-protein kinase codes for MAEEPTSTLTKKSVTAASSTSGKPTKATSTASARQSQRMIRLGHLLTGASALGAALLSASGWGWVQLMESQALSTFFQLRGAMLPPKDIVILAIDDQSISVPEQYYKTDPHQYAYLEPLKSFPYKRAAYAQIITNLIKAGARSVALDVVFDTPSSYGVADDRQFQAALQKYGSKVTLAALYESSQTHQGNFLQLTQPQSMFRTGSVSIGSVNFPLEVDGRIHRLASEFPKLLAQEDILTTKLPSFGEAVLGAAQVNYPQPKGDRIYFWGHGGTFETIPLWYVLDPDNWNGYLQQGKVFKGKIVLIGATAQLSNDFHPVPISQNWLYPERMPGVEIHANAIATLMQGKAIAAAISSLPLRGLFVLLLVGGSAFIITRNKYGTQRFLFSLLLASVWGGISYGSFVYGELIFPTTVPIIAIALSGLSYLGSEVAKEKISKQQLVTIFQKYKSSPVVQEIISQQDDMQDLIHQRDLVVAGKILGGRYKIVKVLGAGGFSETYIAEDIQRPGNPQCVVKQLKPSNTKSESLELARRLFNSEAKTQEKLGTHSQIPQLLAFFEESQDFYLVQEYIVGHPLNKELLSGRVLEESAVIDILKDLLQILVFVHENGVIHRDIKPSNIIRRHSDWKLVLIDFGAVKEVTAQQLENQEQTAFTIGIGTKGYAPSEQCFGRPQYSSDIYAIGMIGIRALTGIATHQLDRDAEAELKWMHQAIVSQSLGDILSKMVLADFKERYQSALEVLAALDELASSDHTKSWSEKGESTNNESLEDTDSPTKPWVGV; via the coding sequence ATGGCAGAAGAACCTACATCTACCTTAACCAAAAAATCAGTCACTGCTGCCAGTAGCACGTCAGGTAAACCGACAAAAGCAACTTCGACGGCATCAGCCCGCCAGTCTCAGAGAATGATCCGCTTAGGTCACCTGCTAACTGGTGCTTCAGCATTGGGTGCAGCACTGCTGAGTGCTTCTGGTTGGGGCTGGGTTCAATTGATGGAAAGTCAGGCGCTGTCCACTTTTTTTCAACTGCGTGGAGCGATGCTGCCTCCAAAAGACATCGTGATTTTGGCAATTGATGATCAGTCTATATCAGTCCCCGAACAGTACTATAAAACAGATCCGCACCAGTACGCCTACCTAGAACCACTGAAATCTTTTCCCTATAAGCGTGCTGCTTACGCCCAGATAATTACCAATTTGATCAAGGCGGGTGCCCGCTCCGTGGCATTAGATGTGGTTTTTGATACGCCAAGCAGTTATGGAGTAGCTGACGATCGCCAATTTCAAGCAGCATTACAAAAATATGGTAGCAAAGTTACTTTAGCCGCACTCTACGAAAGTTCTCAGACACACCAAGGCAACTTTTTGCAACTAACCCAGCCCCAGTCGATGTTTCGCACGGGGTCAGTCTCCATTGGTTCAGTGAATTTTCCCTTGGAGGTGGATGGTAGAATTCACCGATTGGCTAGCGAATTTCCGAAGTTATTAGCCCAAGAAGACATCCTGACCACTAAACTACCCTCTTTTGGGGAAGCAGTCCTAGGGGCAGCGCAAGTTAATTATCCCCAACCAAAAGGCGATCGCATTTATTTTTGGGGGCATGGGGGTACATTTGAGACTATTCCTTTGTGGTATGTACTAGATCCAGACAACTGGAACGGCTATTTGCAGCAAGGAAAAGTGTTCAAAGGCAAGATCGTCTTGATCGGTGCCACGGCCCAGTTAAGCAATGATTTTCATCCTGTGCCTATTTCCCAAAATTGGCTGTATCCTGAGCGCATGCCAGGGGTGGAAATTCACGCCAATGCGATCGCCACTTTGATGCAAGGAAAAGCGATCGCCGCCGCAATTAGTAGTTTACCCCTACGCGGTTTATTTGTGCTGCTACTCGTGGGTGGTTCAGCTTTCATCATTACCAGAAACAAGTATGGCACCCAGAGATTTCTGTTTAGCCTACTTCTGGCGAGCGTTTGGGGAGGAATAAGCTATGGCAGCTTTGTCTATGGTGAGTTAATTTTCCCAACTACAGTGCCAATAATTGCGATCGCCCTCAGCGGACTTTCCTACCTGGGTAGCGAAGTGGCTAAGGAAAAAATCAGCAAACAGCAATTAGTGACGATTTTTCAGAAATATAAATCTTCCCCCGTCGTCCAAGAGATTATCAGCCAACAAGATGATATGCAAGACCTGATCCACCAAAGAGATTTAGTTGTCGCGGGCAAAATACTTGGCGGACGCTACAAAATCGTCAAAGTTCTCGGTGCAGGTGGATTTAGCGAAACCTATATAGCTGAAGATATCCAACGTCCTGGCAACCCGCAATGTGTTGTCAAGCAGCTCAAACCATCTAACACCAAATCAGAAAGTTTAGAACTTGCCAGACGTTTATTTAACTCCGAGGCGAAAACCCAGGAAAAATTGGGAACACACTCCCAAATCCCTCAGCTTTTAGCTTTTTTTGAAGAAAGCCAAGATTTTTATTTAGTTCAAGAGTATATAGTTGGTCATCCTCTAAATAAGGAACTGCTATCAGGCAGAGTTCTGGAGGAAAGTGCAGTTATCGATATTTTAAAAGACTTATTGCAAATATTAGTGTTTGTCCATGAAAACGGCGTAATTCACCGAGATATTAAACCTAGCAATATCATTCGCCGACACTCTGACTGGAAGCTGGTACTAATTGACTTTGGTGCCGTCAAAGAAGTTACCGCCCAACAGTTGGAAAATCAAGAGCAAACCGCCTTCACCATCGGCATTGGGACAAAGGGCTATGCACCCAGCGAGCAATGTTTCGGGCGTCCACAATATAGTAGCGACATCTATGCAATCGGCATGATTGGGATTAGAGCTTTGACTGGTATCGCCACCCATCAATTAGATCGAGATGCTGAGGCAGAGTTGAAATGGATGCATCAAGCAATAGTCAGCCAGTCCTTAGGGGATATTCTCAGTAAAATGGTGCTGGCCGATTTCAAAGAGCGTTATCAGTCTGCATTAGAGGTTCTAGCGGCCCTGGATGAGTTGGCAAGTTCTGATCACACAAAGTCTTGGTCAGAAAAAGGCGAATCAACAAATAATGAATCTTTAGAGGATACTGACTCTCCCACCAAGCCTTGGGTAGGAGTTTAA